The genomic region CGCCAGGCACTCCATCACCCGTGCGGTGAGACCAGCCCGGTCGAGCCCGATATCCATGTCGAGCGCGGCTGCACCCTCGAAGAGACGGTCGAGATGCTCGTCCAGAAAGGCGATGCCGCCCTCGGTGACGCGCAAACCCTCCCAGACGCCATCGCCCAGAATGAAACCGGAATCGAAGACGGAGACGACCGCCTTGTCACGCGGCAAGAGCTCGCCGTTGACCGAAATCAGGATTTCGGCATTGCGCGGATCGTCTTCGTATTCGTGGGTGCCTGTCGCCATTTTGCCGCCCGATCATTGGAAATTTCCATGAAACGATTCCGGCAAAGCCGGGGCGCGGGCGGCTGTCAAGGGCAGGGGATGGCGAAGCCCCGCGCGAGGCGGGACATCAATTGCGGTATTGCTGAATGCGGGTCGTGCGGAGCCCCGCAAGACCGTGAGACTCGATCGACATCTGCCAGGAGAGAAACTCCTCGACTGTCAGGGTATAGCGCGAGCAAGCTTCATCGAGGCTCAATAAGCCGCCGCGGACGGCAGCAACAACCTCAGCCTTGCGGCGGATCACCCAGCGTTTGGTATTGGGGGGTGGAAGATCAGCAATCGTGAGCGGGCTTCCATCCGGTCCGATAACGTATTTCACTCGTGGTCGGACATGCTCGGCCATGGCAGACTCTTATACAAACTCACCAACTGAGCTCGTTATAAGGTGGCACGGCTTAACAAGCGTCTAACCATCCGTAACGGAAATCTTAAGCGCGACCGGAGCATTTTTTTAGAAACAGCAGGCGCTTGACAGAAGGTCGCAAGCGCTGCAACCAAAGCCCATGCTGGACATCGATCTTGAGCTGCCAGGTCCGCGCAGCAAAGCCCGCGTCCTCGTCGCTATGTCCGGCGGGGTCGATTCCTCCGTTGCTGCCGCGCTTGTCAACGCGGCTGGCTACGAAACCATCGGCGTGACCCTGCAACTCTATGATCACGGGGCGGCGACCCATCGCTCTGGGGCTTGCTGTGCGGGGCAGGACATTCATGATGCCAAACGCGTGGCGCAGGCGCTCGGCATTGCCCATTACGTTCTCGATTATGAAAGCCGTTTCCGCGAGGCGGTGATCGAACCTTTTGCGGCGAGCTATCTGTCGGGCGAGACGCCGGTGCCTTGCGTCGCCTGCAATCAATCGGTGAAATTCCTTGACCTCTTAGACACGGCCCGCCAGCTCGGGGCCGCTGCCATGGTGACCGGTCATTATGTGCGCACGCGCTCCGTCGGGGCCCGACGTGCGCTTTTCCGACCCGTCGATGCAGATCGCGACCAAAGCTACTTCCTTTATGCCACGACGGCCGAGCAGCTCGACTTCCTGCGCTTCCCTCTGGGCGATTTCACCAAGCCCGAGGTGAGGGCTCTGGCGGCCGAGATCGGTTTGAGCGTGGCGGAGAAGAGCGACAGTCAGGACATCTGCTTCGTGCCGCAGGGGCGCTACAGCGACGTGATCGAAAAGCTGAAGCCCAATGCGGCCGACGAGGGCGATATCGTACATATCGACGGGCGGGTGCTCGGTCGCCACCGAGGGATCATGCATTACACGGTCGGACAGCGGCGCGGGCTCGGCATTTCGGCTGCCGAGCCGCTGTTCGTCGTGCGGCTGGATGCCGCAGCAAAGCGCGTCATCGTCGGTCCCCGCGAGGCTTTGGCGACGCGCCGTTTCCGGCTGCGCGACCTGAACTGGCTCGGCGACAGCGACCCCTCCACCTGGACGGATGGGCAGGATGTCTATGCCCGGGTGCGCTCCACGCGCCCGCCGGTCAAAGCGTCACTTTCCGTGCAAGCCGGTGAAGCTTCTGTCATTCTCGACGATAGCGAGATGGGTGTGGCGCCGGGGCAGGCCTGCGTCTTCTACGATCGAGATGCCTCCGATGCGCGTGTTCTGGGCGGCGGCGTGATCGCCCAGGAGACGACGAACGAACAAGCCTGCGCCGCCTGAGCGGATCGTTTGGCGGCTCCAGGCTGGCGCACGCGGCCCGACTGTGCCGCCAAAACCCCCGTTTCTGCTTGGAACTCCGCTCGCAGCGCCACGTTACCTGAGCGACCCACCCAATCGATAGAAGGAGGCATCCCATGGCAGAAACGAATGTGCCCGGCGGCAAGAGCGAGACGGAACGCAAGGCCGATGAGACCAAGCGCAAAGCCGAAGACGTTCGCCACGATCTCAACGCCGAATTCGAGATTTTGAAGGCGGATGTCGCCGAACTCAGCACCCGGATATCAGATTTGCTGCGCACCGGCGCCCGCGAAGGAAAAGACATGTTGAACGAACGCGCCGATTATTACCGCCGCGAAGGTCGCAGGCGTGCCGATGCAGCCATGTCCGAAGCCGAGGCTCTGTCTGATGATCTGAGCCAGTCGATCAGTCGCAATCCCTTCACTGCCGTTCTTGTGGCGTTGGGGCTGGGCTTTCTCGTCGGCGCCATTTCCCGGCGCTAGTTTTCATGCTCAGGCTGCTTTCTTCGATCAGCTTTGCCTACGGCGCTGCAAATCTGCGGCGCCGTATCCGTGTCATGGCGCGACAGGCCATTCTCATGGCGATCGGCGCCGTCATTCTGCTTTACGCGCTCGGTTTCGGGCTGGTGACACTTCATATCTGGCTCTCCAGCCTGTGGGGTTCGCTTGTGTCCGCGGGCGTGATCGGCGCCGTGCTTTTCGTCATCGGGCTTATCGTGCTTCTTCTGGCGCTGAGGCCTCACCGGGAGCAGGCGCGTTCCGTTGAACAGCCTCTCAGCCAGATGAGCGCAACCGCGCATGATACCTATGACCGGATGCAGCGCTCGCTTCGGCAAAGCGGTTCGCCGCTCGCCAACCCGGTCGTGCAGGCGGCGGGCATCGCCCTCATCATCGGCGTCCTTCTCGGCCGCCGCTAACCTTCGCGCAATTGTGCCGGCTTGTGCTGGTCACACTCACACATGTTTGGGCCGCTCGTCTCTCGTTGAGGCGGGCGGCCTTTACAGTTTCGTGCTTTGAAAATTCACGGTCGATGCAGCAGCAGAACGAGATCGCCGAAATCTGAAAGTTCATCCGCCAGTGGCAGATGCGCCGCCGTCGCAAGATCGATACCGCCCTCCCAGATCATTCCACCTGCCACATAGACCAGGAAGACGAGGCCCACATAGGAGATCCAGCGGTGGCGAACGAGAAGCTTCACAATGAGGCTTGCTGCGAGCGCCATCAGCGCGATCGAGAGCACGAGACCAAAGACGAGGAGAAGCGCGTTGCCCCGGGAGATCGAGGCGACTGCGAAAACATTGTCGATGGACATGGAGACGTCCGCAACGGCGATGGAGACGAGCGCCTGCATGATCCCGGCTCCGTCTGCTTGCCGCTCGTTTTCCGTCGTTTTGGCGTTGGCCATCTCTGCTCCTGTCGGGCCCTTCTCGCCGACGTCGCGGTAGAGCCGCCAACAAACCCATAAGAGGAGCAAACCGCCGGCCAGCACGATGCCTGGTATGCCGAGGAGATAGGTGAAGAGGATCGCGCCGAGGATTCGGATGGTGGCCGCCAGACCGATGCCGCAGAGGATGGCGGGTCGCCGCAATTGCGGCGGAAGTGCCGAGGCCGCAAGGCCGATGACGAGTGCATTGTCCCCGGACAGGACGACATCGAGCCAGACGATCGACAAAAGCGCGAGGAGGCCTTCCCACATCAGCTCATCCCCTCAACTGTGTTCGCAGGGGGCATTGCCGCTGTGGTTGTTCGCGGCTCTTGAGGTGTGCGCAATCGGACGGGCGCATCGGGCGACGAAGGCAAAGGGTGAGGGAAGGCTATCAAAGCCTCTCTCCGACATCGTGGCGGCGGGCTCCGATTTCCAGTGGGTGCGCCCCAATGAAGCATTAGGGAAGCATTTGAGGTCGCAGCGACAATCTAGCCGTGTCCGGATGCTGCGCTTGGCTCCGCGGGAGAACCGCCAAAATGCTTTCCGATCTCTTTCCGCCTCCGAGATAGCCGGGTTCTGCGCGGTAACCTTCCTCTCATTTTCTCGCGCTATAGTCCTCCTGCAGGCCGTGCTCAGCCCGGTCCGGAGGGGATACGATGCTTCACTCGAAGGCGCTGCCTGGCAGCGCGTCCGATGTGCCAATCGCAGAAAATCCAGCCGATGCTCGGTTGGAGGGATCCCGCTTTGGGCGGCACACCCAATTGCAGCGGGAGGATGGTGCGCCACGTGAGGCGGAGACACGCGCCGCGGAGACGCCCAATGCCGTTGCCGACAAGGTGACGGATCTTCTCGACTTTCGCCGCCGGGGAGCCGTGCGGCTGCAGACGGCGATCGACGCCCATCTGGTGTTTGCGGAAAACAGCGTCTCGCGCTGCATCATCCGCGACCTTTCCACCGCCGGGGCGCAGCTCGAGGTCGAGGAGGGCGTCAAGCCGGACAGCGAGATGATCCTCGCAGTGCCTCAGGTGAATATCGCGATCGTTTGCGAGCTCGCCTGGCGGCGCGGCAAACGCATGGGCGTTCAGTTCTGCCGCGGGCGTATTCCATCCGACAAGATCGCCGAGATGATGAAGCTCTGACAGGGACGATCGCGCATCACGCGTTCGTCCGTGCGGTTCTTCCTTCAGCCAACAGGATCGTCGGACTGGTTTAAGCCGCCCCTTGAGAGCCAGCAGCGCCGGGATCCAGCTGTTGTCGGCACACCGGCCGTCGCACGAATTCCACCCGGCCACCGAGACGCACAAACCTCGCACTTGCGGCAGACAACGGGTGCAAGGGGCGCAGGATCGTCGCCTCGGCATACCCCGCAATCTGTCTGGCAAAAGCGTGACGCAGAAGCGTTAGGTCTCGTTCGTCCAGACGATTGACGCCTCAGGCTTCGGATTGCGGTGCGGTGAAACGCGTTGTGCCGCCGAATGCCTTTGAAAACCGGAGTCTTATTGTCTACTTTATGTCCGTTCAAAAGTGCGATCCTATTGTCAGGCGCTTGCGCAGAGAGGTTTCATGGCACTGAGGCACGGGCAGGGTAGTGAAGCTGCGGAGATGGTCCCCGCTGAACGGGAGACGAATATCGTCGCCTTTCCCGCCTGCGAAGCCTTCGGGCCGAGGGCATCGGATGCGCGCGGTCTGACGCAAGCGGAAGAGATCGAACTCGACCGTCTGCGCTGGTTCGTCCTCAAAAGCCTGTTGTCGTCTCAAACCGATCTCGAGCGAGCCTGTTTCGTGCTTGCCGCCGAACCGGATGCGTCGCTCGAGCGCTTCGCGATCGCCTTCTTTCGGGCGATGTCTTCAAAGGCGCGCCGGCAGCTCGTTTTCTATCGACCGGGCACGCGCAATTTCTCCACGGATGAAGCCTGGCTTCTGCGACTAATGGGGGCATGGCGCTCAGGCGACGAAATGAGCGTTCGCGCGTTAATCGCCTGGAGGGTCAAACCCGAAGGGCATCGCTGGCTGCGTTTCTTGTCGCGCGGGCTGGCATTTGCTCTCGTTGCGGAAACCCCTTGAAGCTGGAAAGCAGCTGGTCTAGTTTAGAGGTATTCTAATTTAGGCAGACGCCGAATCGTACCGATGGAGGGCATAATGGGTCTGGTGGCAGCAAAGATCGAACCGAGCGCGAAACAGGATATCGTCGAGGGTCTCACGCAGAGTCTCGCCGAGACCGCTGTGGAAATGACAAAGGCGCAGAATTTCCACTGGAACGTCACCGGCATGGCTTTTGGCCCGCTGCACGAGCTGTTCCAGAAAATGTATGAGGACCACTTCGAAGCGATGGACGTCCTCGCCGAGCGGGTCAAGGCGCTCGATGCGCATGCGGAAGGCCGCTATTCGAAGTATCTGGAACGCAGCGCCGTGGAAGAGCATGACGGCCATGCGACCGATCGCGAGATGGTTGCAGCACTCCTGGCCGACCAGGAAACGCTGTCGTCGACGCTTTCGGCTCTCTGCAGCGTTTCAGAAAAGCACGGCGATTGGGCGACCAACGACCTCGCGACCGAGCGCGTCGCTGCGCACGACAAGTTCGCCTGGATGCTGCGGTCTCATCTCGGCGAAAACGCCTGATCTTCTTCTGAGTTCGAGGGGGGCGTCAGTCCCCGCTTACTGTTCTTCGTCAGGGGCTGGTGCGAACGCGCCGGCCCCTGATGCGTTTATTTGTCCCGTGATGCAAGCGAAGGAGGCTCGAATGAGCAGCCAGGGGTTTTATGGGCATGCTGGCCGGCCACCAGCCGAAGTGTTCCCGGTGGCGCGAGAAAGCGACAAGGCGCGGCTCGCCGCGGAAAGGCTTGAGAGGGAGCTCGAGGAAGGGCTTGAGGAGACATTCCCCGCAAGCGACCCGCCGGCCCCGACGCAGCCGCACAAGAAGGTCGACGAGGATTGATTCATGCCAAGCGGCGGCGGGGCTCAGGACGTGCCGATCCGAAGACGCGTCCTTGCCTCACGCCTCGAAGCCTCACGCCTCCAGGCCTCACGCGTCGACGGTGAGCTTGTCGAGCGGGCAGGGGACACCCTGCTTTTCGCATTTTCGACGATAGGCGGTTGCCCAAAAGGGAAGGCCGCCCTGTTCCTTCAGTCTCTCAACCAGTGCCGTCAGGAAGGCCTTCTTGTCGTCCTTGCTGTCGAGCCGCTTGAATGAAGCCTTGTCCTCCCGCGACATGCTGCAGCCGATGCAGCGGCCTTTGCGCTTAAATTTGCACACGTCAATGCACGGCGAAGGTGCATTCTTCCACGTCTTGGTCATGCGGCCCTGGCGGTCTCGGTCAATCAATGAGGGACATCTCGCAATCCTGCGAGCAGCCTGAAACATTTGTCGAGCGGCTGCCTACGTCAAGTGGGGACAATTGTCCTGCGCAACCGTTTTAACGGCCTTGCTTGCGCGCTATCCCTTCCGTTGGCAGGTTGACGCGAGAGGCCAAGCGACAAGCGGGCCCATCACGGCAGATTTGTCGACGCAAGATTCCGGGAAGGCAGAAGCTACAAGTGGTCGTTGCAG from Rhodopseudomonas julia harbors:
- the sciP gene encoding CtrA inhibitor SciP is translated as MAEHVRPRVKYVIGPDGSPLTIADLPPPNTKRWVIRRKAEVVAAVRGGLLSLDEACSRYTLTVEEFLSWQMSIESHGLAGLRTTRIQQYRN
- the mnmA gene encoding tRNA 2-thiouridine(34) synthase MnmA, with translation MLDIDLELPGPRSKARVLVAMSGGVDSSVAAALVNAAGYETIGVTLQLYDHGAATHRSGACCAGQDIHDAKRVAQALGIAHYVLDYESRFREAVIEPFAASYLSGETPVPCVACNQSVKFLDLLDTARQLGAAAMVTGHYVRTRSVGARRALFRPVDADRDQSYFLYATTAEQLDFLRFPLGDFTKPEVRALAAEIGLSVAEKSDSQDICFVPQGRYSDVIEKLKPNAADEGDIVHIDGRVLGRHRGIMHYTVGQRRGLGISAAEPLFVVRLDAAAKRVIVGPREALATRRFRLRDLNWLGDSDPSTWTDGQDVYARVRSTRPPVKASLSVQAGEASVILDDSEMGVAPGQACVFYDRDASDARVLGGGVIAQETTNEQACAA
- a CDS encoding DUF883 family protein, with the protein product MAETNVPGGKSETERKADETKRKAEDVRHDLNAEFEILKADVAELSTRISDLLRTGAREGKDMLNERADYYRREGRRRADAAMSEAEALSDDLSQSISRNPFTAVLVALGLGFLVGAISRR
- a CDS encoding phage holin family protein translates to MLRLLSSISFAYGAANLRRRIRVMARQAILMAIGAVILLYALGFGLVTLHIWLSSLWGSLVSAGVIGAVLFVIGLIVLLLALRPHREQARSVEQPLSQMSATAHDTYDRMQRSLRQSGSPLANPVVQAAGIALIIGVLLGRR
- a CDS encoding YjbE family putative metal transport protein (Members of this highly hydrophobic protein family,regularly are found preceded by the yybP-ykoY manganese riboswitch (see RF00080). A metal cation transport function is proposed.) is translated as MWEGLLALLSIVWLDVVLSGDNALVIGLAASALPPQLRRPAILCGIGLAATIRILGAILFTYLLGIPGIVLAGGLLLLWVCWRLYRDVGEKGPTGAEMANAKTTENERQADGAGIMQALVSIAVADVSMSIDNVFAVASISRGNALLLVFGLVLSIALMALAASLIVKLLVRHRWISYVGLVFLVYVAGGMIWEGGIDLATAAHLPLADELSDFGDLVLLLHRP
- a CDS encoding PilZ domain-containing protein, giving the protein MLHSKALPGSASDVPIAENPADARLEGSRFGRHTQLQREDGAPREAETRAAETPNAVADKVTDLLDFRRRGAVRLQTAIDAHLVFAENSVSRCIIRDLSTAGAQLEVEEGVKPDSEMILAVPQVNIAIVCELAWRRGKRMGVQFCRGRIPSDKIAEMMKL
- a CDS encoding Dps family protein; this translates as MGLVAAKIEPSAKQDIVEGLTQSLAETAVEMTKAQNFHWNVTGMAFGPLHELFQKMYEDHFEAMDVLAERVKALDAHAEGRYSKYLERSAVEEHDGHATDREMVAALLADQETLSSTLSALCSVSEKHGDWATNDLATERVAAHDKFAWMLRSHLGENA
- a CDS encoding DUF1289 domain-containing protein, whose product is MFQAARRIARCPSLIDRDRQGRMTKTWKNAPSPCIDVCKFKRKGRCIGCSMSREDKASFKRLDSKDDKKAFLTALVERLKEQGGLPFWATAYRRKCEKQGVPCPLDKLTVDA